In Numida meleagris isolate 19003 breed g44 Domestic line chromosome 3, NumMel1.0, whole genome shotgun sequence, the following are encoded in one genomic region:
- the LOC110395878 gene encoding uncharacterized protein LOC110395878: MKTIYLFLLSILYLLLKPTSSRGVIFGHNHFTEYQVGNMNLILSVPHGGSMEPEDIPDREAGCWDAETSCIFSHECPPGSIQNYEKCKVSTKQDRYTIEVAQALAEEINKITDGFFPHVVINHLQRFKMDANREKEEASFGVPQAEQAWEDYMEFLTTAKSQMTGGLILDIHGQAHPEQWIELGYTLSKTSLNLGVLSASNSSIRYLANQLVGVSFETLLAGNRSLGKYIEEQNNSYVCVPSPSNPRPNNGNYYSGGYITKTFGSRSSGVVDAIQIELPQWVRAPEERPKFCKALAKAVMKFWQTNYCSQFKHELLPC, translated from the coding sequence atgaaaactaTATATCTGTTCCTCCTTTCCATTCTATATTTGCTTCTAAAACCCACTAGCAGCAGAGGAGTTATATTTGGCCATAATCATTTCACTGAATATCAAGTGGGCAACATGAACCTGATCCTCTCTGTCCCACATGGTGGGTCAATGGAACCTGAAGACATCCCTGATCGAGAGGCTGGCTGTTGGGATGCAGAGACATCTTGTATTTTCTCTCATGAGTGTcctcctggaagcattcaaaattATGAGAAGTGTAAAGTATCTACCAAACAAGACAGGTACACCATAGAAGTGGCTCAGGCTCTTGCTGAGGAAATCAACAAAATTACTGATGGTTTCTTTCCACATGTTGTTATAAACCACCTACAGAGGTTCAAGATGGATGCCaacagggaaaaggaagaagccTCCTTTGGAGTTCCCCAAGCAGAACAGGCCTGGGAGGATTACATGGAATTCTTGACCACTGCAAAATCACAGATGACAGGGGGCCTGATTCTGGATATCCATGGACAAGCACATCCCGAACAGTGGATAGAATTAGGTTATACACTTTCAAAAACTTCTCTTAATTTGGGTGTCCTTTCTGCATCAAATTCCTCCATTAGATATCTGGCCAATCAGCTAGTCGGTGTGTCTTTTGAGACTCTGCTTGCAGGGAACAGAAGTTTGGGTAAATATattgaagaacaaaataacagtTACGTTTGTGTGCCTTCTCCATCCAATCCTAGACCAAATAATGGGAACTATTATAGTGGCGGATACATAACAAAGACTTTTGGCTCCCGTAGTTCTGGTGTTGTTGATGCCATTCAGATTGAACTACCACAGTGGGTGAGGGCACCTGAGGAACGTCCCAAATTCTGTAAAGCTCTAGCAAAGGCTGTAATGAAATTCTGGCAAACTAACTACTGCAGTCAGTTCAAGCATGAGTTACTGCCATGCTGA